The following proteins are encoded in a genomic region of Kosakonia oryzae:
- the cheA gene encoding chemotaxis protein CheA, with protein MSMDISDFYQTFFDEADELLADMEQHLLDLVPEAPDSEQLNAIFRAAHSIKGGAGTFGFTILQETTHLMENLLDEARRGEMQLNTDIINLFLETKDIMQEQLDAYKSSQEPDAASFEYICNALRQLALEAKGEVVAAPANGAKLSVVDTAALGSETAAAPAAESDGKLRIVLSRLKESEVALLEEELGNLGTLSDVVKGTDTLSVTLDGGVSEDDIIAVLCFVIEADQIAFEKTTAEAAPAPAAVEAVAQVVEAPAPVAVPAEKPAAPALKAVAKEQPAAREKPARASESTSIRVAVEKVDQLINLVGELVITQSMLAQRSNELDPVTHGDLITSMSQLQRNARDLQESVMSIRMMPMEYVFSRFPRLVRDLASKLDKQVELTLQGSSTELDKSLIERIIDPLTHLVRNSLDHGIETPQKRVEAGKSPIGNLILSAEHQGGNICIEVTDDGAGLNRERILAKAISQGMAVNENMTDEEVGMLIFAPGFSTAEQVTDVSGRGVGMDVVKRNIQEMGGHVEIKSKQGSGTTIRILLPLTLAILDGMSVKVNNEVFILPLNAVMESLQPREEDLHPLAGGERVLEVRGEYLPLVELWKVFDVMGAKTEATQGIVVILQSAGRRYALLVDQLIGQHQVVVKNLESNYRKVPGISAATILGDGSVALIVDVSALQGLNREHRMAHTAA; from the coding sequence GTGAGCATGGATATAAGTGATTTTTATCAGACATTCTTCGATGAGGCCGACGAGTTGTTGGCTGATATGGAACAACATTTACTGGATCTGGTGCCGGAAGCGCCGGATTCGGAACAGCTCAACGCCATCTTTCGTGCGGCGCACTCTATTAAAGGAGGCGCAGGTACATTTGGTTTTACCATCCTGCAGGAAACCACACACCTGATGGAAAACCTGCTTGATGAGGCCCGGCGTGGCGAAATGCAGCTTAACACCGACATTATCAACCTGTTTTTGGAAACCAAAGATATTATGCAGGAACAGCTCGACGCTTATAAAAGCTCGCAAGAGCCGGACGCCGCCAGCTTCGAATATATCTGCAATGCCCTGCGCCAGCTGGCGCTGGAAGCAAAAGGGGAGGTCGTTGCTGCCCCTGCGAATGGCGCAAAACTCTCCGTTGTGGATACGGCTGCACTGGGGTCCGAAACTGCTGCTGCGCCAGCTGCCGAAAGCGACGGCAAACTGCGCATCGTCCTGTCTCGCCTGAAAGAGAGCGAAGTTGCGCTGCTGGAAGAAGAGTTAGGTAACCTCGGAACATTGAGCGACGTGGTGAAGGGGACTGATACCCTGAGCGTGACGCTTGATGGCGGCGTCAGCGAAGACGATATTATCGCGGTATTGTGCTTCGTCATCGAAGCCGATCAAATTGCGTTCGAAAAAACCACCGCAGAGGCAGCCCCCGCGCCAGCCGCAGTTGAAGCGGTTGCGCAAGTGGTTGAAGCACCGGCGCCTGTTGCGGTTCCGGCGGAGAAACCAGCGGCTCCGGCGCTGAAAGCGGTAGCGAAAGAGCAACCGGCAGCGCGTGAAAAACCGGCGCGCGCCAGCGAATCAACCAGTATCCGTGTGGCGGTTGAAAAAGTTGACCAGTTAATTAACCTGGTCGGCGAGCTGGTGATCACCCAGTCGATGCTGGCTCAGCGCTCCAACGAGCTGGATCCGGTCACACACGGCGATCTGATCACCAGCATGAGCCAGTTGCAGCGCAACGCCCGCGACCTGCAGGAATCGGTCATGTCCATCCGTATGATGCCGATGGAATATGTCTTTAGCCGCTTCCCGCGTCTGGTGCGCGATCTGGCGAGCAAGCTGGATAAACAGGTTGAACTGACCCTGCAAGGTAGCTCGACGGAGCTGGATAAGAGCCTGATCGAGCGCATCATTGACCCGTTAACACACCTGGTGCGTAACAGCCTCGACCACGGTATTGAAACCCCGCAAAAACGTGTCGAAGCCGGTAAATCACCTATCGGTAACCTGATTCTTTCTGCGGAACACCAGGGCGGAAACATCTGCATCGAAGTGACTGACGACGGTGCGGGTCTTAACCGCGAGCGTATTCTGGCGAAAGCGATTTCGCAGGGAATGGCGGTCAATGAAAACATGACCGATGAAGAAGTCGGCATGCTGATTTTTGCCCCGGGCTTCTCCACCGCAGAGCAGGTTACTGACGTTTCCGGCCGCGGCGTGGGTATGGACGTGGTAAAACGTAACATCCAGGAAATGGGTGGTCACGTTGAAATTAAATCCAAACAAGGCTCCGGTACGACGATTCGTATCCTGCTGCCGCTGACGCTGGCAATCCTCGACGGAATGTCAGTAAAAGTGAACAACGAAGTCTTCATTCTGCCGCTGAACGCGGTGATGGAGTCACTGCAACCGCGTGAAGAAGATCTGCACCCGCTGGCCGGTGGCGAGCGCGTACTGGAAGTACGTGGCGAATACCTGCCTCTGGTTGAGTTGTGGAAAGTGTTTGATGTGATGGGGGCGAAAACTGAAGCCACGCAGGGGATTGTCGTTATTCTGCAGAGCGCAGGTCGTCGCTATGCGCTGCTGGTTGATCAGTTGATCGGTCAGCACCAGGTTGTGGTGAAAAACCTGGAAAGCAACTATCGCAAAGTGCCGGGTATTTCTGCCGCCACCATCCTGGGCGATGGTAGCGTTGCGCTGATCGTGGATGTGTCAGCGTTGCAGGGGTTGAATCGTGAACATCGTATGGCGCACACAGCCGCCTGA
- the cheW gene encoding chemotaxis protein CheW has protein sequence MTGMSNVAKLAGEPSGQEFLVFTLGDEEYGIDILKVQEIRGYDQVTRIANTPDFIKGVTNLRGVIVPIVDLRVKFSQGDVEYDDNTVVIVLNLGQRVVGIVVDGVSDVLSLASDQIRPAPEFAVTLSTEYLTGLGALGDRMLILVNIEKLLNSEEMALLDIAATHVA, from the coding sequence ATGACCGGTATGAGTAATGTAGCAAAACTGGCTGGCGAGCCGTCAGGACAGGAATTTCTGGTATTCACTCTGGGCGATGAAGAGTACGGCATCGATATACTCAAAGTGCAGGAAATTCGTGGCTACGATCAGGTGACCCGTATCGCCAATACCCCGGACTTTATCAAAGGCGTGACCAACCTGCGTGGCGTGATCGTGCCGATTGTTGACCTGCGCGTGAAGTTCAGCCAGGGCGACGTCGAATATGATGACAACACCGTGGTTATCGTTCTGAATCTGGGACAGCGTGTGGTTGGCATCGTGGTGGATGGCGTCTCTGATGTGCTTTCCCTGGCATCGGACCAGATCCGCCCGGCGCCGGAATTCGCCGTCACCCTGTCCACCGAATACCTGACCGGCCTCGGCGCGCTTGGCGACCGGATGCTGATTCTGGTGAACATCGAAAAACTGCTCAACAGCGAAGAGATGGCGCTGCTGGACATCGCGGCAACGCACGTCGCGTAA